In a genomic window of Mucilaginibacter sp. KACC 22063:
- a CDS encoding ATP-binding protein, which produces MFIPNLTNCDKEPIHIPGKIQSHGFLIALDQKYKVAYSSENISEYIPLTAVEILDKHVSVIESYLERGGGDEPFLVQLIKLGYSAKGFEPVNPYVLSIKGKIFNLIINKSATYYLLEFEPEISDLRADLQREVGRSLAEMLTDKSLSQLLNKTAEQVKGIIGYDRVMIYKFHEDGHGEVVAEAKNEGLDSLYGLHYPATDIPKQARELYKINLIRLIADVNAEPSAIATVADHDANPLDLTHSVLRAVSPIHIQYLKNMDVASSFSISLINQGELWGLVACHNYSPRFINYRERESAKLVGQVLSSALSFRQNEEDQQVSNKLKAAIDAITRNLLRSNDINEALCCSEVTIQDAVDSEGAALLFDNHVTLAGNTPDETFIKELAVWLEQNMEGDIYQTNQLPNVFPAAAEIKDTASGILVCRISRELNEYMIWFKPEVVATINWAGKPGKPTVFDENGMAHISPRTSFELWSQQVNNISTPWTPQDLRSAVQLRDEVNYAISRRANELRKLNEKLREAYDELDAFSYTISHDLKNPLTTIKSYSQLLNTKFELEPKAKYMVERILSGAQKMQEMIQEVLNYSKVGQAKIESRPIEMSKMLIDLKHDLLIASENENLTINIGETPPIQGDEIMVFQVFSNLMSNAVKYSKKSDNPVVNIKGEHTSTHVEYAISDNGIGIKPHEVHKIFDLFNRSDEVKDYEGSGVGLAIVKKIMEKHQGRIWLESNYGVGSTFFVSFQRFDTV; this is translated from the coding sequence ATGTTTATACCCAATCTCACTAACTGCGATAAAGAGCCAATACATATTCCTGGCAAAATACAATCGCATGGCTTTTTAATAGCGCTTGACCAAAAATATAAGGTTGCGTATAGCAGCGAAAATATTTCTGAATACATACCGTTGACTGCTGTAGAGATCCTTGATAAACACGTTAGTGTTATAGAATCTTACCTTGAACGTGGCGGTGGCGATGAACCTTTTTTAGTGCAGCTCATAAAACTTGGTTATAGCGCCAAAGGCTTTGAGCCAGTAAACCCTTATGTACTGAGTATTAAAGGAAAGATATTTAACCTGATCATTAATAAATCAGCAACATATTACTTGCTGGAGTTTGAGCCGGAAATTTCTGACCTGCGTGCTGATCTTCAGCGTGAAGTTGGGCGTTCGCTTGCTGAGATGCTTACCGATAAAAGCCTTTCTCAATTACTGAATAAAACTGCCGAGCAGGTTAAAGGTATTATAGGCTATGACCGTGTAATGATTTACAAATTTCATGAAGACGGCCATGGCGAGGTTGTAGCGGAAGCCAAAAATGAGGGATTAGACAGTTTGTACGGACTGCACTACCCGGCAACGGATATACCTAAACAAGCCCGGGAACTTTACAAAATTAACCTGATACGCCTTATTGCAGATGTTAATGCGGAACCATCAGCTATTGCTACCGTTGCAGATCATGATGCAAATCCACTTGACCTTACCCATTCGGTATTAAGGGCGGTATCGCCGATACACATTCAATATCTTAAAAATATGGATGTGGCATCAAGCTTTAGTATCTCGCTGATTAATCAGGGCGAACTATGGGGCTTGGTGGCTTGTCATAATTATTCGCCACGATTTATTAATTACCGCGAACGCGAATCGGCAAAGCTGGTAGGGCAGGTGCTATCTTCTGCATTAAGTTTCCGCCAGAATGAAGAAGATCAGCAAGTATCTAATAAGCTTAAAGCTGCTATTGATGCAATAACGCGTAATTTGCTGAGAAGTAATGATATAAATGAAGCATTGTGTTGTAGTGAAGTCACTATTCAGGATGCCGTAGACTCTGAAGGAGCAGCACTGCTTTTTGATAACCATGTTACGTTAGCAGGCAATACCCCGGACGAAACTTTTATAAAAGAGCTTGCAGTTTGGCTTGAACAAAATATGGAAGGTGATATCTATCAAACCAATCAATTGCCAAATGTATTTCCGGCTGCGGCTGAAATAAAAGATACCGCAAGCGGTATTTTGGTGTGCCGTATATCCCGCGAACTAAACGAATACATGATTTGGTTTAAGCCTGAAGTAGTGGCAACTATTAATTGGGCTGGTAAACCAGGAAAGCCTACTGTTTTCGATGAAAACGGGATGGCGCATATATCGCCAAGAACATCTTTTGAACTTTGGTCCCAGCAGGTAAATAATATTTCAACGCCCTGGACACCACAAGATTTAAGATCAGCAGTTCAACTTAGAGATGAGGTGAATTATGCCATAAGCCGTAGAGCAAATGAGCTGCGTAAACTTAACGAAAAACTACGCGAAGCTTATGATGAGTTGGATGCATTTAGCTACACCATTTCTCACGATCTTAAAAATCCCCTTACTACTATAAAAAGTTATTCGCAACTGCTGAATACCAAGTTTGAGCTTGAGCCAAAAGCGAAATACATGGTTGAGCGCATTTTGAGCGGTGCGCAGAAAATGCAGGAGATGATTCAGGAAGTGCTCAATTACTCAAAAGTAGGCCAGGCAAAGATAGAGTCGAGGCCAATAGAAATGAGCAAGATGCTGATTGATTTAAAACACGATCTGTTGATTGCCAGCGAAAATGAAAACCTGACTATTAATATCGGCGAAACGCCACCTATACAAGGTGATGAGATCATGGTGTTCCAGGTGTTCTCTAATTTAATGAGCAATGCGGTAAAATACTCTAAAAAGAGTGATAACCCTGTGGTGAACATTAAAGGTGAACATACATCAACCCATGTAGAATACGCGATTTCGGATAACGGAATCGGTATTAAACCTCACGAAGTACATAAGATATTTGACCTGTTTAACCGTTCAGACGAAGTTAAGGACTATGAAGGATCAGGAGTGGGACTTGCCATTGTTAAAAAGATAATGGAAAAGCATCAGGGCAGGATATGGCTGGAAAGTAATTACGGCGTGGGCTCTACATTTTTTGTGAGTTTCCAACGCTTTGATACAGTCTAA
- a CDS encoding VCBS repeat-containing protein — protein MNLSFKFPIRLIAVAVALIYCYGCKSSLTDRPVEKTLFKQLQPEQTGINFSDTLTEGINTNVLLYQYFYNGGGVAVGDLNGDGLEDIYFSANMADNKLYLNKGSMHFTDVTGTADVAGRPGPWKTGVTLVDINGDGKLDIFLSYSGHVRPEKRIPQLFINQGNDAQKVPHFKEMAADYGLSFPSYATQAYFFDYDKDGDLDLLLVNHNPERLNVSDVSTVASLMAKNDNEAGIRLLRNDDGHFTDVTNKSGIVNTTLSYGLAAGISDINNDGLPDIYISNDYNVPDRLYINMGNGRFTDQLKQQIGHTSFYSMGNDIADINNDLLPDIYTLDMLPEDNRRQKLLFGADNYEAFDLNVKSGFHYQYMRNMLQLNNGNSTFSEVGQQMGISNTDWSWAPLFADYDNDGWKDIFITNGYTRDYTNMDFLKFAGDQLMNRKVVREDLLNLVKQIPFSNVKSYFFKNNAGNSFSNVSDSWGITQPSNSNGAAFADLDNDGYMDMVVNNINKPAFIYQNQASVLGKNHYLTIELKGADKNTQGIGAKVYVYCGQKHQYLEQMPTRGYQSSVSPYLHFGLGKESTADSVKIVWQRGKVQVLKNVKANQRIILDEKNAQTAAAPANAVKPIFKQTEPPVKIKYNSAAINDYKRQPLLVNPLSFSGPCMAKADINGDGLEDIYVGADNGTTGAIYIQKANHQFALQPQPGFNSGKGITDASAAFFDADGDGKIDLYVASGGYGDFFPDDARLADRLYMNDGKGNFKLANNRLPHVSGSKGCVKIADVNGDGHPDIFVGGRVIPGRYPETPQSYLLINDGKGTFIDETAKFNAKLSHIGMVTDAAWTDMNGDGKPDLIVVGEWMPITVFTNTGTRLVDATSNYFDKAYRGWWNALTVADFNHDGKPDILAGNLGTNSQCKASDKEPAEMYYKDFDDNGSVDPILCFYIQHKSYPCVTRDELLDQMSKMRPRFPDYKSYADATIHDIFSDEELKSAGHLTANCLETSCFISNKTGRLSKIALPPQAQYSPVYTISCVDLNNDGNISVILCGNVSHERIHFGRYDANYGILLKGDKAGHFTYIDQVHSGFNIKGDVRSVVKINNDYLFGINGTGIVAYKQSRE, from the coding sequence ATGAACCTATCATTCAAATTTCCCATCCGGTTGATTGCGGTAGCCGTAGCGCTTATATATTGTTACGGATGCAAAAGTTCCCTAACAGACCGGCCTGTTGAAAAAACATTATTCAAGCAACTTCAACCCGAACAAACCGGCATTAACTTTTCAGATACACTAACCGAGGGCATCAATACCAATGTGTTGCTGTACCAATATTTTTATAACGGCGGCGGGGTGGCTGTAGGCGATTTAAACGGCGATGGCTTAGAGGATATTTATTTTTCGGCTAATATGGCCGATAATAAACTTTATCTGAATAAAGGAAGTATGCACTTTACTGATGTAACCGGTACAGCGGATGTGGCCGGGAGGCCCGGCCCATGGAAAACAGGGGTAACACTGGTAGATATCAACGGCGATGGTAAACTGGATATTTTCCTTAGCTATTCGGGACATGTAAGACCTGAAAAACGCATTCCTCAGCTATTTATCAACCAAGGCAATGATGCTCAGAAAGTGCCGCACTTTAAAGAAATGGCGGCCGATTATGGACTTAGTTTTCCATCGTACGCTACACAAGCCTACTTTTTTGATTACGACAAAGATGGCGACCTTGATTTGCTGTTAGTCAATCACAACCCCGAACGTTTAAATGTTTCAGATGTTTCTACAGTTGCCAGCCTGATGGCAAAAAACGACAATGAAGCCGGTATCAGGCTGTTAAGAAATGATGACGGGCATTTTACAGATGTGACAAATAAATCTGGCATTGTTAACACCACCCTCTCCTACGGCCTTGCAGCAGGCATATCGGACATTAACAACGACGGTTTGCCTGACATTTATATTTCAAACGATTACAATGTACCAGACCGCCTTTATATCAATATGGGCAATGGCAGGTTTACCGATCAGTTGAAACAGCAAATCGGGCATACCTCCTTTTACTCTATGGGTAATGACATTGCTGATATCAACAATGACCTATTGCCTGATATATATACACTGGACATGCTGCCCGAAGATAATCGCAGACAAAAACTGTTATTTGGTGCCGACAATTACGAGGCTTTTGACCTGAATGTAAAATCGGGCTTCCATTACCAGTATATGCGCAATATGCTACAGCTTAATAATGGTAATTCAACCTTTAGCGAAGTAGGCCAGCAAATGGGAATTTCAAACACCGACTGGAGTTGGGCGCCCCTGTTTGCCGATTATGACAATGATGGATGGAAAGACATTTTTATAACCAATGGCTATACCCGTGATTACACCAATATGGACTTCCTTAAATTTGCAGGCGACCAGCTGATGAACCGCAAAGTGGTACGTGAAGACTTGCTGAACCTGGTAAAGCAGATCCCGTTTTCAAACGTTAAAAGCTATTTCTTCAAAAACAATGCTGGCAACAGCTTCAGTAATGTGAGCGACTCATGGGGTATTACCCAGCCGTCAAACAGTAACGGAGCGGCATTTGCAGATCTGGACAATGACGGGTACATGGACATGGTGGTTAACAATATCAACAAACCTGCTTTCATTTACCAAAACCAAGCATCGGTTCTTGGTAAAAACCATTATTTAACCATTGAATTAAAAGGTGCTGATAAAAACACACAGGGTATTGGCGCTAAAGTATATGTATACTGCGGACAAAAACATCAATACCTGGAGCAAATGCCTACACGCGGGTATCAGTCAAGCGTATCGCCGTATTTACATTTCGGGTTAGGAAAAGAAAGCACAGCAGACTCGGTAAAGATTGTATGGCAGCGCGGTAAAGTACAGGTACTTAAAAATGTAAAGGCCAATCAGCGCATTATTCTTGATGAAAAAAATGCTCAAACTGCTGCTGCTCCTGCAAATGCAGTTAAGCCTATATTCAAACAAACAGAACCGCCGGTTAAAATTAAATATAACAGTGCAGCTATTAACGATTATAAACGACAGCCGCTGCTTGTAAACCCGCTATCATTCTCAGGCCCGTGTATGGCTAAGGCTGATATTAACGGCGACGGCCTGGAAGATATTTACGTTGGAGCGGACAATGGTACAACAGGTGCCATTTATATCCAGAAAGCCAATCATCAGTTTGCGTTGCAACCTCAACCCGGGTTTAACTCAGGTAAAGGAATTACTGATGCTTCGGCTGCTTTCTTTGATGCTGATGGCGATGGCAAAATTGACCTGTATGTAGCCAGCGGCGGATACGGAGACTTTTTTCCGGATGATGCACGACTGGCAGACCGCCTGTACATGAACGATGGCAAGGGGAATTTTAAGCTGGCCAATAACCGTTTGCCGCACGTATCAGGAAGCAAAGGCTGTGTTAAAATAGCTGATGTGAACGGAGACGGGCATCCTGATATTTTTGTAGGAGGACGCGTAATACCCGGCAGGTACCCGGAAACGCCCCAAAGTTATTTATTGATTAATGATGGCAAAGGAACTTTTATTGACGAAACAGCCAAATTTAATGCAAAGCTAAGCCACATAGGCATGGTAACAGACGCAGCATGGACTGATATGAACGGCGACGGCAAGCCAGACCTTATAGTAGTTGGCGAATGGATGCCTATTACCGTTTTCACGAATACCGGCACCCGGTTGGTTGATGCAACAAGTAATTATTTTGATAAAGCCTACAGGGGTTGGTGGAATGCACTTACCGTAGCTGACTTTAACCACGATGGTAAACCGGATATTTTAGCTGGAAACCTTGGTACCAATTCACAATGCAAGGCTTCAGACAAAGAACCAGCCGAAATGTATTATAAAGACTTTGATGATAACGGCTCTGTTGACCCCATTTTGTGCTTTTATATCCAGCATAAAAGTTATCCCTGTGTTACGCGCGACGAGTTGCTTGACCAGATGAGTAAAATGCGTCCGCGCTTTCCTGATTATAAAAGTTATGCTGATGCCACCATTCATGATATTTTTTCGGACGAGGAACTTAAAAGTGCGGGGCATTTAACGGCAAACTGCCTGGAAACAAGTTGTTTCATCAGTAATAAAACGGGTCGCTTGTCTAAGATCGCCTTACCTCCGCAGGCGCAGTATTCGCCCGTTTACACCATCAGCTGTGTTGATCTTAATAATGACGGCAATATCAGTGTGATCTTGTGCGGCAATGTATCACATGAGCGGATACACTTCGGACGCTACGATGCTAACTACGGCATACTGCTAAAAGGTGATAAAGCGGGGCACTTCACTTACATTGATCAGGTACATTCTGGCTTTAACATAAAGGGTGATGTACGTAGTGTGGTAAAGATCAATAACGACTATCTTTTTGGTATAAATGGTACAGGCATCGTCGCCTATAAACAAAGCAGGGAATGA
- a CDS encoding NAD-dependent epimerase/dehydratase family protein, which yields MEQQKIRVIITGSTGMVGEGVLLECLNHSMVEAVLIINRKPLGIAHPKLKEIIHTDFFNISPIVDQLKGYNACYFCLGISSVGINAEDYYKTTYTLTMHIAETLSTLNPGMTFTYVSGAGTDSSEKGRVRWARVKGKTENHLSMLPFKQQFNFRPGFIKPTRGQSKAHKFYRYINWIFPIGRKIYPKGFCTMHEFTLAMINVTLHGFNKNVVDGKDIIKLGAK from the coding sequence ATGGAACAGCAAAAGATCAGGGTAATTATAACAGGATCAACCGGAATGGTTGGCGAAGGCGTCTTGTTGGAGTGTCTTAATCACTCTATGGTTGAGGCCGTGCTAATTATCAATCGCAAGCCTTTGGGTATTGCCCACCCCAAATTAAAAGAGATCATCCATACTGATTTTTTCAACATATCGCCTATTGTTGATCAGTTAAAGGGATATAATGCCTGCTACTTTTGCCTCGGTATTTCATCGGTGGGCATAAATGCGGAGGACTATTACAAAACAACATATACCCTAACCATGCACATTGCTGAAACATTAAGTACTTTAAACCCGGGCATGACTTTTACTTATGTTTCAGGTGCAGGTACTGACAGCAGCGAGAAAGGCCGAGTGCGCTGGGCAAGGGTAAAGGGTAAAACAGAAAACCACCTGAGCATGCTTCCTTTTAAACAGCAATTCAACTTTAGGCCAGGCTTTATCAAGCCAACCAGAGGCCAAAGCAAGGCGCATAAATTTTACAGGTATATCAACTGGATATTTCCTATTGGCCGGAAAATTTACCCTAAGGGCTTTTGCACCATGCACGAATTTACATTGGCGATGATCAATGTTACCCTGCATGGATTCAACAAAAATGTGGTCGACGGGAAGGATATTATTAAACTTGGCGCTAAGTGA
- a CDS encoding glycoside hydrolase family 2 TIM barrel-domain containing protein, with protein MIKKLKVKRFKYYFIYSALLLGTSSLRAQPTEISHLFSSSDTALVPKEIEDPECIGINKEPDHATLMPYASLKEALTANRHASSYARSLNGTWKFNWVDWPQKRPVNFYKTNYDVSTWHDIKVPSCWQVEGYGTPYYSNYNYIFQKDFPKVMSTPPVNFTAYQERNPVGSYRRNFEVPADWNGRQIFITFDGVDAGFFLWINGKKVGYSVNSRNAAEFDITKFVKPGNNIIAVEVYRFTTGSYLEDQDMFRLSGIFRNVTLWSTSKEHIRDYFIKTTFDSQFRDAVLHVSAKIKNYGTSDVPARKLNIDLYNGNTPVAGVNAVQDVPALKPGEEVVVNTDIPVKAPEKWTAETPKLYTTVLSLKDGQGNVEQLSSKTGFRQIEIKGRIFTVNGVPVKLKGVNRHENWPDDGHAITEEQMVRDILLIKQANCNHVRTCHYSDDPRWYELCDEYGIYLVAEANVESHGAWDEFNEEPRIKAALIERNRANVENFKNHPSVLIWSLGNECGSGGSNFRAVLDVIKSIDNTRPTHYQGFGIGSKNPADIDSEMYTQLDDVERNANDDKLTKPFYLCEYAHAMFNSMGSVDLYNDLFDKYPSLMGGAIWEWQDQGIYNDRDPKHHITAYGGGFGEYPNDHYFIHKGVVFSDRTLKPHYPELKHAYQWVTIKATDALKGDFTIKNRYQFTDLNKFSGKWSLTENGDQIASGTFNPGEIAPGAEKAVHISYPLKAKPGSEYFIRLSLHLNSDESWAPKGFEVAAQQLAVPNNKPAHEVKYAKGTLAATEDGGLITIKGSGFSLTFDKAKGTFTRIDENGRNLLSDNGGPRLHLWRAPHQIDDMWAYTDWDKKGLTRLSWKVNNVTYKEAGNGAIRISADLSGYGRQNFKVDHKAVYIINIDGRIHAENEVSTSDSTFSLARMGVRMLLDRELNQFDYYGRGPMENYADRKRGADVGHYFSTVLQQLTPYEKPMECGNHEDVRWANLKAANGMKLKVKADTSMMQVSALPYTDEEMAPVAYKIDLPESKNTVLVISHKTLGAGSNGCGPRPLEQYRVYGKKTTFSYDITL; from the coding sequence ATGATTAAAAAACTCAAGGTAAAACGTTTTAAATATTATTTCATTTATTCAGCTCTCTTGTTGGGTACAAGCAGTTTGCGGGCGCAGCCGACTGAGATCAGTCATCTTTTTTCATCCTCAGACACTGCACTTGTCCCCAAAGAGATTGAGGATCCTGAATGCATCGGAATCAATAAAGAGCCAGACCATGCAACGCTGATGCCTTATGCTTCGCTAAAAGAAGCGCTTACGGCCAACAGGCATGCTTCTTCATACGCACGTAGCCTTAACGGAACCTGGAAGTTTAACTGGGTCGACTGGCCCCAGAAACGTCCCGTTAACTTCTACAAAACCAATTACGATGTATCTACCTGGCATGATATCAAAGTACCTTCCTGCTGGCAGGTAGAGGGCTACGGCACACCTTACTATAGCAACTATAATTACATCTTTCAAAAGGATTTTCCGAAGGTAATGAGCACGCCTCCGGTAAACTTTACGGCATACCAGGAGCGCAACCCTGTTGGCAGTTACCGCCGTAATTTTGAGGTACCTGCAGACTGGAATGGCAGGCAGATCTTTATCACCTTTGATGGTGTTGATGCCGGTTTCTTTTTATGGATAAACGGTAAAAAGGTTGGCTACAGTGTGAACAGCCGTAATGCTGCCGAATTTGACATCACCAAATTTGTAAAACCTGGCAACAATATCATCGCCGTTGAAGTGTACCGCTTTACTACGGGCAGTTATCTGGAGGACCAGGACATGTTCCGGTTAAGTGGCATTTTCCGAAACGTAACCTTGTGGAGTACATCTAAAGAACATATACGAGACTATTTCATCAAAACCACCTTTGATTCTCAATTTCGTGATGCGGTGCTGCATGTTAGCGCCAAAATTAAAAACTATGGAACCAGTGATGTTCCGGCACGCAAGCTGAACATTGATCTGTACAATGGCAATACCCCGGTTGCAGGTGTAAATGCAGTACAGGATGTACCTGCGCTTAAACCCGGCGAAGAAGTGGTAGTAAATACCGATATACCTGTTAAAGCTCCTGAAAAATGGACCGCCGAGACGCCCAAATTATATACAACAGTACTTTCTTTAAAAGATGGACAGGGTAATGTGGAACAACTCTCGTCAAAAACAGGTTTCAGGCAGATAGAAATAAAGGGGCGGATATTTACCGTGAATGGTGTACCTGTAAAACTGAAAGGTGTCAATCGTCATGAAAACTGGCCTGACGACGGGCATGCCATCACAGAAGAGCAAATGGTTCGTGATATCCTGCTGATTAAACAGGCAAATTGTAACCATGTGCGCACATGCCATTACTCTGACGACCCACGCTGGTATGAACTATGCGACGAATATGGAATTTACCTGGTAGCCGAAGCTAATGTGGAAAGCCACGGCGCCTGGGATGAGTTTAACGAGGAGCCACGCATTAAAGCAGCGCTTATTGAAAGAAACAGGGCGAATGTAGAGAACTTTAAAAATCACCCTTCGGTCCTGATCTGGTCTTTGGGTAACGAGTGCGGTTCGGGTGGTTCTAACTTCAGGGCGGTACTTGATGTAATAAAATCAATTGATAATACCCGCCCTACCCACTATCAGGGTTTCGGTATCGGCAGTAAAAACCCTGCTGACATTGACAGCGAAATGTACACCCAATTGGATGACGTGGAACGCAATGCCAATGACGACAAGCTGACCAAGCCTTTTTATTTATGCGAATATGCGCATGCTATGTTCAACTCTATGGGGTCTGTTGATCTGTATAACGATCTTTTTGACAAGTACCCATCGCTGATGGGTGGTGCCATCTGGGAGTGGCAGGATCAGGGTATTTATAACGACCGCGATCCTAAACATCATATAACTGCTTATGGCGGCGGCTTCGGCGAATATCCGAACGATCATTATTTCATCCACAAAGGCGTTGTTTTTTCAGATCGCACCTTAAAACCTCATTACCCTGAGCTGAAACATGCTTACCAATGGGTTACCATAAAGGCAACCGATGCACTTAAAGGTGATTTTACCATCAAAAACAGGTATCAGTTTACTGATCTGAACAAATTTTCGGGCAAATGGTCGCTTACCGAAAATGGCGACCAGATTGCCAGCGGAACCTTTAATCCTGGCGAAATTGCACCCGGAGCCGAAAAAGCAGTACATATCTCCTACCCTTTAAAAGCTAAACCCGGCAGCGAATATTTTATAAGGCTGTCTCTGCATTTAAATAGTGATGAAAGCTGGGCACCTAAAGGCTTTGAAGTTGCAGCACAACAACTTGCTGTACCTAACAACAAACCGGCTCACGAGGTAAAATATGCCAAAGGTACGCTGGCAGCAACCGAGGACGGCGGATTGATCACCATTAAGGGCAGTGGCTTTTCTTTAACATTTGACAAGGCAAAAGGCACCTTTACACGTATCGATGAAAACGGCCGTAACCTGTTATCAGATAACGGAGGCCCTCGTTTACACTTATGGCGCGCGCCCCACCAGATCGACGATATGTGGGCCTATACAGACTGGGATAAAAAAGGGTTAACCCGTTTAAGCTGGAAAGTAAATAATGTTACCTACAAAGAGGCCGGCAACGGCGCCATCCGCATCAGTGCAGACTTGTCGGGCTACGGACGACAAAATTTCAAGGTTGATCACAAAGCCGTATATATTATTAATATAGATGGAAGAATCCACGCTGAAAATGAAGTAAGTACCAGTGATTCTACCTTTTCGCTTGCCAGGATGGGTGTACGCATGCTGTTAGACCGTGAGCTAAACCAGTTTGATTATTATGGCCGCGGCCCGATGGAAAACTATGCAGACCGTAAACGCGGCGCTGATGTTGGCCATTACTTTAGTACCGTTTTACAGCAACTAACCCCTTATGAAAAACCTATGGAATGCGGTAATCATGAAGATGTGCGCTGGGCTAACCTTAAAGCAGCCAATGGCATGAAATTAAAGGTAAAAGCAGATACATCAATGATGCAGGTATCGGCGCTGCCTTATACAGACGAAGAAATGGCGCCTGTTGCCTATAAGATCGATCTGCCTGAAAGCAAAAATACGGTTTTGGTAATCAGCCATAAAACTTTGGGCGCCGGCTCTAATGGCTGCGGGCCAAGGCCACTGGAGCAATACCGTGTATATGGTAAGAAAACCACCTTCAGTTATGATATTACTTTATAA
- a CDS encoding vanadium-dependent haloperoxidase: MKKSIKLVICGLLIVSMGCRSNNHKPLTEREVARFINQMTALMVHDVTNPPLATRFYAYSCLSGYEIVSQNGKSLKPMYGILNGYPKIAKPSDIRGYSTDLSAILAMYKTAETLQPSGYLLKKSEQRLIDSCKSIGFSDETITNSAQYAAYISKAVLAYAKSDRYNKTSNFPRYTPTEKDGEWDPTPPSYMAPVEPYFNTIRPFTLDSVSQFFGEYPIPFSSKKNSVFYGLMLENYKKGANDLTQEEKNIANFWDCNPFAVQATGHMLIGLKKISPGAHWLGIASLACVQQKTGFAKALQVHTVLSIGLMDGFICCWDYKYKTNRIRPETAIRKYIDVNWKPLLQTPPFPEYLSGHSVVSATSAVILSYFLGNNFHYLDNVEAPYGVPSRHFSSFAQAAQEAAVSRFYGGIHFTDAISKGLEKGNNVGNWVIQKYAQTKELR, encoded by the coding sequence ATGAAAAAAAGCATTAAACTGGTAATATGCGGGCTTCTTATCGTTTCGATGGGATGCCGTAGTAATAACCATAAACCATTAACAGAACGTGAGGTAGCCAGGTTTATCAATCAAATGACAGCCCTGATGGTACATGATGTAACCAATCCGCCTTTGGCAACAAGGTTTTATGCTTATTCCTGCCTGTCCGGGTATGAAATAGTTTCGCAAAATGGCAAAAGCTTAAAACCGATGTACGGCATTTTGAATGGCTATCCCAAAATAGCAAAGCCCTCGGATATCAGGGGTTACAGCACTGATCTGAGTGCGATATTAGCTATGTACAAAACTGCGGAAACGCTGCAACCATCAGGCTACCTTTTAAAAAAATCAGAGCAAAGATTGATAGACTCTTGTAAAAGCATTGGTTTTTCTGATGAAACAATTACTAATTCGGCACAATACGCGGCTTATATCAGCAAAGCGGTTCTGGCTTATGCCAAAAGCGACAGATATAATAAAACGAGCAACTTCCCACGTTATACCCCAACAGAAAAAGATGGCGAATGGGACCCTACTCCCCCATCTTACATGGCCCCGGTAGAACCTTATTTTAATACCATACGGCCATTTACCTTAGATTCTGTAAGCCAGTTTTTTGGAGAATATCCTATCCCGTTCTCATCCAAAAAAAACAGTGTGTTCTATGGCTTAATGCTGGAAAACTATAAAAAGGGGGCTAACGATTTAACACAGGAAGAAAAGAACATCGCTAATTTCTGGGATTGTAATCCTTTTGCGGTACAAGCTACAGGCCACATGCTGATCGGTTTAAAAAAGATTTCGCCGGGGGCACATTGGCTTGGTATTGCATCACTGGCTTGCGTTCAGCAAAAAACAGGCTTTGCAAAAGCATTACAGGTACATACCGTGTTATCTATCGGTTTAATGGACGGCTTTATTTGCTGTTGGGATTATAAATATAAAACCAATCGCATTCGCCCTGAAACAGCCATACGCAAGTACATTGATGTAAACTGGAAGCCATTATTACAAACTCCGCCATTTCCTGAGTATTTAAGCGGCCATTCTGTTGTGTCAGCAACATCAGCAGTTATCCTGAGTTATTTCCTGGGAAACAATTTCCATTATCTTGACAATGTAGAGGCGCCTTATGGTGTTCCGTCCCGTCATTTTTCTTCATTTGCCCAGGCTGCGCAAGAAGCGGCAGTTTCGCGCTTTTACGGTGGCATACATTTTACCGATGCGATAAGTAAAGGTTTAGAGAAAGGAAATAACGTAGGTAACTGGGTGATACAGAAATATGCACAAACAAAGGAATTAAGATAA